DNA from Streptomyces rishiriensis:
GGACGAGCCCGGCGCGCACGGCGGACTGGTCCTCGGCGACGAGGACCCGGATGGCGGAGTTCATACCGACTCTCCTTCGACCAGGGGGAACGTGGCACGCACCGTCCAGCAGGAGTCCTCCGGCCCGGCCTCGAACGTGCCGTCCAGCAGCGCCGCCCGCTCCCGCATGCCGACCAGTCCGGCGCCGGAACCGGGGGCGCGGGGCCCGTCCCGGCGGCCGTACGGGCTTCGCACCCGTACGTCGAGCACCCCGTCGCGCTGGACGAGGGCGACCGTGACCCGGCCGGGGCAGGCGTGCTTCAGCGCGTTGGTCAGCGACTCCTGGACGATCCGGTAGGCGGCGAGTTCGACCGGCGCGGGCACCCCGCCGTGCTCGGATTCGAGGACGACGTCGAGACCATTGGCACGGGCGCCCTCGACGAGAGCCTCCAGGCCGTCCAGGGTGGGGGCCGCGGCGGGCTCGTGGTCCTCGCTGCCGTCGCGCAGGATCCCGATCAGCCGCCGCATCTCCGCCAGCCCCTCGACGCTGTTCTCGCGGATGACGGTGAGCGCCTGCCGGGAGGTGTCCGGGTCGTCGATCGAGAGCGCCGCCGTCGAGTGGATGGCGATCGCGGACAGGTGGTTGGCGACCATGTCGTGCAACTCCCGTGCCATTCTGGCCCGTTCGCTCGTGACGGCCTGGGTGCGGTCCAGCTCGGCGAGCAGCGCGGTCTGTTCGGCCCGCAGCCGGGCCGCCTCGGCCGCGTCGCGGTGGTTGCGCACGATCCAGCCGGTGGCCGCGGGCGCGTAGGCCACGATGCCGACCACCACCCCGATCAGCAGGGCCTCCGGCACCCGCCACACCGCGAACGGCACCAGCGTCCCGGCCACCGTCAGCAGTCCGGTGATCCACTGGATCCGGCGGGCCGACGCGAGCGAGCCGTACAGCACGGCCGCGTACATCACGTCGGTGTACATCAGGACCGTGCACAGGTTGCCCTGGGTCAGGGTGTCCAGGACGATCGCGGCCGTGCCGGTCAGCAGGGCCGTGCGCGGAGCGATCCGGCGCAGCGCCTCGCAGCCGGCCATCACACCGAGCGGCAGCAGAACCGGCCAGGGGCCGTCGAGGAGCACGATCGGATCGTCGGACGGCCGGGTGGCTAGACCGAGGGCGACCAGCAGGAGCCCGCCGAGCAGCCCGCCGACCGCGATGAACACGTCGAAGCGGTGCGGGCGGCGCAGGCTGCGCGGTTCTCGGACGGCCATGCCTCCATCCAACACGCCGCCCGTCCCGTCCGCCTGCTCCCCTGGGACGGACCCCGACTGCATCGTTCGATGTACCGCGAGTTCGTCACCGCCGACGACGAGACGTGCCCTCGCACCCGGGAGCCTGGGAGGGTGAGCGAGAGGAGCGAACCGTGATCGTCGGACTGATCATCGCCTGCGAGGTGGCCTTCTGGGTGCTGCTGGCCGCCGGACTGGCCTTCCGGTACGTGTTCCGGATGCCGCGGCTGGGGCTCGCCCTGCTGCTGTGCGAGCCGCTGCTGGAGCTCGTGCTGTTCGCGGTGACCGCGATCGACCTCAAGAACGGCGCCGAGCCGGACTGGCGGCACGGGCTCGCCGCCGTCTACATCGGCTTCACCGTGGGCCTCGGCCACTCCACCGTCAGATGGGCGGACGCCAGGGTCGCCCACCGCTTCGCCGGGGGCCCGCCGCCCGTGCGGCCGCCGGAGTACGGCAGGGCCCGCGCCGTCCACGAATGGAAGGTCGCGGGCCGCTGGACGCTCGCCGCACTGGTCGCCGTGGCGCTGCTCCAGGCGGCCGCCTGGTACGTCGGCGCGGACGGCGAGACCGGCTCGCTGCGGGCGTGGCAACTGCGGATGCTGTGGGTGATCGGCATCAACCTCGTCATCGCGGGGAGCTACACCCTCTTCCCGAAGGCCGTCCCGCAAGCCGTCCCGCAAGCCGAGACGAAGGCCTGACCGAAGGGCGGGTCGTTCGGCGGATCGGACGGCGGATCGGACGGCGGATCGGAGCGGGAACCGGCCAAGATGCGCTAGCGCTCCCCGCCCGGCACCCAGAGCACGTCGCCGACCGCCTTGTTGGCGGTGCGGGCCAGAATGAAGAGCAGATCCGAGAGCCGGTTGAGGTAGGTCGCGGTGAGCGGGTTCATCCGCTCTCCGTGCACCTCCAGCGCGGCCCAGGTGGAGCGCTCCGCCCGCCGGACGACCGTGCAGGCCTGATGGAGCAGGGCCGCCCCCGGGGTGCCGCCGGGCAGGATGAACGACCGCAGCTTCTCCAGCCGCTCGTTGAACCGGTCGCAGTCCGCCTCCAGGCGGTCGACGTAGAACTGCTCGACCCGCAGGGGCGGGAACTCCGGGTTCTCCACCACCGGTGTCGACAGGTCCGCGCCCACGTCGAACAGGTCGTTCTGGACCCGGGTGAGCACCGCGACGAGCTCCTCGTCCAGCCCGCCCAGGGCGAGAGCCGTGCCGAGCGCCGCGTTCGCCTCGTTGACGTCGGCGTACGCGGCGATCCGCAGGTCGGTCTTGGCGACCCGGCTCATGTCGCCGAGGGCGGTGGTGCCCTGGTCGCCGGTCCTCGTGTAGATGCGCGTCAGATTGACCATGCGGCCAATCTAGACCGTCCCCGCGGATCCGTTCCGTTCCCTTCGTCACTCCCGTCGGCGCCCGGTCAGTACCGGCTCAATCGGCCTGAATCGGACAGTAATTGACGACGTGACCGGTGTCTCACGCCCTGAGACGTGAGCCGCGTTACTAACCGGTCACACAGCGCCTCACGCCCGCTAATCTCCCGCCGAGAGGCATGCGGAGCGGCTGCGCCGGATGGTTGACGCCGGTGACATCGGACGCCTGAGCGGGCAGGGCTTCTAGAAGCACCGAAACCGCACAGGCCCCATGGGTCTCACCCCTGCGAGTGAATTCGGTATCGGTTCGCTCACAGACGGCAACCTTCGACCGCTTCCCGCAGTCAGAGGATGCAACACCGGACACCACACCGCGGAGCACGAGACGCACGCTTAGGGGAGCGCTATGCACATCAGGGGCGACCACGTAGAGCTGGTCGTCGGGGGCCGTCTCGACGTCCGCAGCGCGGCGGACGCCCGCACGGCCCTGCACACGGCCGTGGACGACGGAGTCGGCGACCTGGTGCTCGACCTGTCCGAGCTTGACTCCTGGGACGCCACCGGACTCGGCGTCATCATGGGCGTCCACCGACGGGCCGGCCGGTGCGGCCGACGCCTGGTGCTGCGCGGGGTGCCTCCGCAGATGCAACGCCTGCTGGTGGCCACCCGGCTGCACCGGATCCTCGCGATCGAGGGCGGTATCGGAGTGGAGTCCCTGCCCCGGGTCTGACCCCCGAGGGCGCGTGGCCTGCGGCGGAAAACGTGGCGCAATCCTCACGACACTGTGACGGTTCGGGCGGCCCGCCACCCCGGGCTGTCGTAGATACTGTGCGAAGGTTTACGGTTCGTCTGCCCGCCGCGCTCAGCCCTCGAGCGGGCACCGGACCAGAAGCGACAGCGCAGTGTGCAGCAAGGCCGGGAGGGGCTACCGCCACACCACGCTTTTGGGGGGCTTGAACCTATGGACCCGAACACCCGGGGACCCGAGGAGTACGGCCAGGACGACGACGGCGGTACGCCGCGCCCGCGCCCGTCCAGGGACCCCCTCACTCCCGACTTCAGCCAGCACGCACCGGCCCTGGCCCGCACCGTGCGGCTCGTCGCGGGCGAACACCTGCTCACGGTCAACCCGGTCGACGGCAGCGAGATAGAACTCTGCCCGCCGGCGGGCCCCTCCCGCTCGAACGCAGCCGCGAGCGGGGGAGGGATACCGGAGCGCCCCGCCAAGCGCACCGCGGAGCAGCGTGCCGAGGCCGAGCAGGCCGCCAGGCCGCCGGTCCCCGCCGGAACCACCCGGCCCGCACAGCCGCTCCTGGGCCGCCAGGACGAACGCGAGCAACTGGTCCGCCTGCTGGCCCGCGGCCGCTCCGTACGCCTCACCGGCCCGGCGGGCTCCGGCCGCACCAGCCTTCTCGACCTCGTCGCCGAGGACTGCGAGGACCTCGCCCCCGACGGCGTGGTCCGCCTCACCGGCTTCCGCCGCACCGCGGCCGACCTCCTGCACGACCTCTTCCACGCCGTCTACGACGCCCCCCGCCACCGCCCCGGGAGCGACGACCTGAGCGGCCTGGTCCGCGAGATCGGCGCGGTCGTCGTGGTCGACGACCTCGATCTCGGCGGCGCCGCCCTCGACGAACTCCTGGACGCGACGCCCGAGTGCGCCTTCCTGCTCGGCGCGACCCCGGACACCCCGCTGCCCTCCGCGGAGTCCGCCGTCGAGGAGGTCGTCCTCACCGGACTGGACCGCGCGGGCGGCGTCGAGGTGATCGAGCACGCCGTGGGCCGCGTCCTCACCGAGGAGGAGGCCAACTGGGCCGGCGACCTGTGGTTCGAGTCCGAGGGCCTGCCGCTCCGGTTCGTCCAGGCCGGCGCCCTGCTCTCGCAGCGCGACCGACTGCGGGCCGGCGCCGACGCGGTCGACGCCTTCGGCGTCTTCGAGGACGCCCGGCCGCTCGCCGGGTCCGTCGACGGCCTCGCCGGAGCCGGCGAGGCCGAGGAGATACCCCTGCCCTCGCTCGGTGAGGCCGCCGCTCCCGCCCCGCTGCTCGCCGCCCGTCTCAGCGCCTCCGCCCGCGCCACCCTGCGGTTCGCCGTCGCCCTGGACG
Protein-coding regions in this window:
- a CDS encoding sensor histidine kinase, which gives rise to MAVREPRSLRRPHRFDVFIAVGGLLGGLLLVALGLATRPSDDPIVLLDGPWPVLLPLGVMAGCEALRRIAPRTALLTGTAAIVLDTLTQGNLCTVLMYTDVMYAAVLYGSLASARRIQWITGLLTVAGTLVPFAVWRVPEALLIGVVVGIVAYAPAATGWIVRNHRDAAEAARLRAEQTALLAELDRTQAVTSERARMARELHDMVANHLSAIAIHSTAALSIDDPDTSRQALTVIRENSVEGLAEMRRLIGILRDGSEDHEPAAAPTLDGLEALVEGARANGLDVVLESEHGGVPAPVELAAYRIVQESLTNALKHACPGRVTVALVQRDGVLDVRVRSPYGRRDGPRAPGSGAGLVGMRERAALLDGTFEAGPEDSCWTVRATFPLVEGESV
- a CDS encoding cob(I)yrinic acid a,c-diamide adenosyltransferase, translating into MVNLTRIYTRTGDQGTTALGDMSRVAKTDLRIAAYADVNEANAALGTALALGGLDEELVAVLTRVQNDLFDVGADLSTPVVENPEFPPLRVEQFYVDRLEADCDRFNERLEKLRSFILPGGTPGAALLHQACTVVRRAERSTWAALEVHGERMNPLTATYLNRLSDLLFILARTANKAVGDVLWVPGGER
- a CDS encoding STAS domain-containing protein; this translates as MHIRGDHVELVVGGRLDVRSAADARTALHTAVDDGVGDLVLDLSELDSWDATGLGVIMGVHRRAGRCGRRLVLRGVPPQMQRLLVATRLHRILAIEGGIGVESLPRV